One Stenotrophomonas sp. SAU14A_NAIMI4_5 DNA segment encodes these proteins:
- a CDS encoding TonB-dependent receptor yields the protein MHSRNHAKKTPVTLLAMAVSLALSAGAAAQQQSEAPSATNLDTVNVTGYRASVEKALDIKRSESGVVDAIVAEDIGKFPDLNLAESLQRIPGVVITREAGEGRNISVRGLGPDFTRVRINGMEALTTVGAGDQSGGTNRGRGFDFNVFASDLFSQLIVRKTASADIEEGSLGATVDLRTARPFDYDGFTFAASGQASYNGMAEKADPRLSALISNTFADGTFGALLSVAYSERQALEEGSNTGRWANGPSNGNFSAASPFTAARAADVFHPRFPRYVQMEHEQKRLGVTGSLQWKPSDATEISLDALYSKIDATRDEQYIEAISFSRGTSTTPRLVGKPSTIVKNGEIRDNALLYGEFDNVDIRTENRHDEWSTEFKQLSLNGQHRFGDDFTLSGKIGISRSKHENPVQTTVIMDKYDVKGYSYDYRGNSRFPVINYGIDPTDPSDWELAEIRLRPQYVDNDFDTGQLDFNWNISPGFRLKGGVLAKDYSFKTTELRRASELAVPTFADGTKIVPVDLTSQAGLKGIQGSPSNWVVPDLDAIAEQFDIYSNSGTFAVAPRANNVRSVEEKDRGAWLMGEFSTELGSLPLSGNFGVRYVRTKQSSTGLSTLSTGTAQTTVSRSYDDTLPSFNLVAEVTPDFLIRLGAAKVMSRPGLGSLTPGATVAVAGGARTISSGNPTLDPIRATNVDLGFEWYFAEGAMAGIGLFYKDIESFVQTTREVRPFSDSGLPESLLAGTGASASDDFTYTRPVNTPGGELHGVEANYTQPFSFLPGKWSNLGVQLNYTWVESKIQYLNSAGQPVMKTDLTGLSKSSWNATLFYEGETFAGRVSATNRDDYLTQAPGQETGFNLDGYHGMTGTTVIDASIRYKISEQLELSLEGINLTNEASDEWVYSPLTGRLPLQYTETGRQFLLGVRYKF from the coding sequence ATGCATTCTCGGAACCACGCAAAAAAGACACCGGTTACCTTGCTCGCCATGGCGGTCAGCCTGGCCCTGTCGGCAGGCGCCGCTGCCCAGCAGCAGAGCGAGGCGCCCAGCGCCACCAACCTGGATACGGTGAACGTCACCGGCTACCGCGCCAGCGTGGAGAAGGCGCTGGACATCAAGCGCAGTGAATCCGGCGTGGTCGATGCCATCGTGGCCGAAGACATCGGCAAGTTCCCCGACCTCAACCTGGCCGAGTCGCTGCAGCGCATCCCGGGCGTGGTCATCACCCGCGAGGCCGGTGAAGGCCGCAACATCTCGGTACGTGGCCTTGGCCCCGATTTCACCCGCGTGCGCATCAACGGCATGGAAGCGCTGACCACGGTCGGCGCCGGTGACCAGAGCGGCGGCACCAACCGCGGCCGCGGCTTCGACTTCAATGTGTTCGCCTCGGACCTGTTCTCGCAGCTGATCGTGCGCAAGACCGCCTCGGCCGACATCGAGGAAGGCTCTCTGGGTGCCACGGTCGACCTGCGCACGGCGCGGCCGTTCGACTACGACGGCTTCACCTTCGCCGCCAGCGGCCAGGCCAGCTACAACGGCATGGCCGAAAAGGCCGACCCGCGGCTGTCCGCGCTGATCTCCAACACCTTCGCCGATGGCACCTTCGGCGCACTGCTGTCGGTGGCCTACTCCGAGCGCCAGGCGCTGGAAGAAGGCTCCAACACCGGGCGCTGGGCCAACGGCCCGAGCAACGGCAACTTCTCCGCCGCCTCGCCGTTCACCGCGGCGCGCGCAGCCGATGTCTTCCACCCGCGCTTCCCGCGCTACGTGCAGATGGAACACGAACAGAAGCGCCTGGGCGTGACCGGCTCGCTGCAGTGGAAGCCGAGCGATGCCACCGAGATCTCGCTGGACGCGCTGTACTCCAAGATCGACGCCACCCGTGACGAGCAGTACATCGAAGCGATCTCCTTCAGCCGCGGCACCAGCACCACGCCGCGCCTGGTGGGCAAGCCGAGCACCATCGTCAAGAACGGCGAGATCCGCGACAACGCGCTGCTGTACGGCGAGTTCGACAACGTCGACATCCGTACCGAGAACCGCCACGACGAGTGGAGCACCGAGTTCAAGCAGCTCAGCCTGAACGGCCAGCACCGCTTCGGCGATGACTTCACCCTGTCCGGCAAGATCGGCATCTCGCGCTCCAAGCACGAGAACCCGGTGCAGACCACGGTCATCATGGACAAGTACGACGTCAAGGGTTACAGCTACGACTACCGTGGCAACAGCCGTTTCCCGGTCATCAACTACGGCATCGATCCGACCGATCCCAGTGACTGGGAACTGGCCGAGATCCGCCTGCGTCCGCAGTACGTGGACAACGATTTCGACACCGGCCAGCTGGACTTCAACTGGAACATCAGCCCCGGCTTCCGCCTGAAGGGCGGCGTGCTGGCCAAGGACTACAGCTTCAAGACCACCGAACTGCGCCGCGCCAGCGAACTGGCCGTGCCCACCTTCGCCGATGGCACGAAGATCGTGCCGGTGGACCTGACCAGTCAGGCCGGCCTGAAGGGCATCCAGGGCAGCCCGTCGAACTGGGTGGTGCCGGACCTGGATGCGATCGCCGAGCAGTTCGACATCTACAGCAACAGCGGCACCTTCGCCGTCGCGCCGCGCGCCAACAACGTGCGCAGCGTGGAAGAGAAGGACCGCGGCGCGTGGTTGATGGGCGAGTTCTCCACCGAGCTGGGCTCGCTGCCGCTGTCGGGCAACTTCGGCGTGCGCTACGTGCGCACCAAGCAGTCGTCCACCGGCCTGTCCACGCTGTCCACCGGCACCGCGCAGACCACCGTCAGCCGCAGCTACGACGACACCCTGCCCTCGTTCAACCTGGTGGCCGAAGTCACCCCGGACTTTCTGATCCGCCTCGGCGCGGCCAAGGTGATGAGCCGCCCGGGCCTGGGCAGCCTGACCCCGGGCGCGACCGTGGCAGTGGCCGGCGGTGCGCGCACCATCTCCAGCGGCAACCCGACGCTGGACCCGATCCGCGCCACCAACGTCGACCTCGGCTTCGAGTGGTACTTCGCCGAAGGCGCGATGGCCGGCATCGGCCTGTTCTACAAGGACATCGAGAGCTTCGTGCAGACCACCCGCGAAGTCCGTCCCTTCAGCGACAGCGGCCTGCCCGAATCGCTGCTGGCCGGCACCGGCGCGTCGGCCAGCGATGACTTCACCTATACCCGTCCGGTCAACACCCCCGGTGGCGAACTGCATGGCGTGGAAGCCAACTACACCCAGCCCTTCAGCTTCCTGCCGGGCAAGTGGTCGAACCTCGGCGTGCAGCTGAACTACACCTGGGTGGAATCGAAGATCCAGTACCTGAACTCCGCTGGCCAGCCGGTGATGAAGACCGACCTGACCGGTCTGTCCAAGTCGTCCTGGAACGCGACGCTGTTCTACGAAGGCGAAACCTTCGCCGGCCGCGTCTCGGCCACCAACCGCGATGACTACCTGACCCAGGCACCGGGCCAGGAAACCGGCTTCAACCTGGATGGCTACCACGGCATGACCGGCACCACGGTCATCGATGCGTCCATCCGCTACAAGATCAGCGAGCAGCTGGAACTGAGCCTGGAAGGCATCAACCTGACCAACGAAGCGTCGGACGAGTGGGTGTACTCGCCGCTCACCGGTCGCCTGCCGCTGCAGTACACCGAAACCGGCCGCCAGTTCCTGCTGGGCGTGCGCTACAAGTTCTGA